The DNA window CCGATCAGGCGCACGCCGCCGCTTCCCGGCGCGGCTCGCCGACGACGCCGGCGCTGTCGCGCTCCAGCAGCTGGTCGCCGACCGAACTGACATGCCGGCTGGCCAGCAGCGCCGCCAGCTCCTGGTCCGCCTCCAGCACCGCGCGAAGGATCGCGGCGTGCTCGTTCCAGGATTCGCGCGCCCGCTCCTCGGAGATGCGGGCGAACAGCCAGTAGGTCTTGGCCCTGAGCGTGCCCATGAAATCGGCCAGATGCCGGTTGGCGCCGGCCTCGGCCAGGGCGACGTGGAAGGCGTCGTTGAGGTCGCGCAACGCCGCCAGGTCGTTGCGCGACGCGGCGGCCTCGCCCGCGCGCAGGATCTCTGCCATCCGCCGGCCGGCCTCGGGCGTACAGCGGCGCGCCGCCAGCCGGGCGCACAGGCCTTCCAGCGCGGCGCGCAGCTCGATCACCTCGCGCGCCTCGTCGACCGAAAGCGCGGCGACCGAGGCGCCGCGGCGCGGCGCGATCTCGACGATGCCCTCGCTGCGCAGCGTCTTCAGCGCCTCGCGCACCGGGTTGCGCGACACGCCGAACATGCGGGCGATGCGGTCCTCGAC is part of the Alphaproteobacteria bacterium genome and encodes:
- a CDS encoding GntR family transcriptional regulator; this translates as MPDDGALALGQRHQSLNDMVTAALRDAILAGRFKPGERLVEDRIARMFGVSRNPVREALKTLRSEGIVEIAPRRGASVAALSVDEAREVIELRAALEGLCARLAARRCTPEAGRRMAEILRAGEAAASRNDLAALRDLNDAFHVALAEAGANRHLADFMGTLRAKTYWLFARISEERARESWNEHAAILRAVLEADQELAALLASRHVSSVGDQLLERDSAGVVGEPRREAAACA